The Ananas comosus cultivar F153 linkage group 22, ASM154086v1, whole genome shotgun sequence genome segment TGCCAAATAGCATTGGCACCTCATTGATTTATTTGTATCCTCATTTTCTATGATCATTTTCTTTACAGGAGCCTTTAAAATTGGACATTGTTATCAGCTTCCCTGATCATGGGTTTCATCTTCGTTTTGACCCTTGGTCACAGGTATATTTGTAGTTACACAATTTGGCAATCTGCTTTGAATAGTTTCAACTTATTGATGCCAAGTGATGACAAGCATTTatttgcatttattttgtatttgcaTGTAGTATTTACTTGAATGAAAATAACATTAGCTTCATTGATTTAAGTTATGCTTGCTGAAAGCTATGTTTAAACTTCTTTAGCAACATTGCATGTCATGGTTTCCATTGGATTTTTTACGCATTCATGAGCAAACATTCAGACTGGAAAGGTCGATTGAGAATGTACTTCTTGTTGGAACTCCGAAAAGAAAGTAAACTTCAACTTTGAGTACTAGAGAGGTAGATATAGCATTTATTTACCAATGCAAGGATAGATTACAAATAGTTTATATGACTCTGATATGAACCTTAGTTTTCTAACCTATTAACCTTGGTTAGCTAATCTATTGTAATGTTAGCTTGTATAACTATTATTAACTACAATTTGTCGGACTAATTTACATAATATTTTGAGACACTAGGGACAGTGTTTGCATTGTGTATATGTGTATTTCTTAATGATGTCTGTGCCACCCTATATTGATTAGTTAAAAATAGTAACTGCTATGTTAGACCTTATTCTTCTATTTGCCTTTTCCTTGTTTTTCTTACTGGGTACCTGATTTACATACTTTGAGGGCAGGAAGAAGGCAGCTAATAAAAAAATGGACCAGATCGAATTCTTATGTCTGTCACCTTTTAGCCAAACCTGTCTTTAGTGGGAAATCTTGGGTGTTGAATTTGGTACTTTGTGTTTCCATATGTACGTTGGGTCAAGGAGGATCTGCAAGCCATGTTTaacctataaatatatatttacttcTGTAAGTGGTTAGGTTGTTTAGTATGCCACCTGGGGAACACAGTAAAGGGGTTAGGAAACTAAGGAATTTCTCTGTAACAGCTTTTTACATTTTgatggtttattttattttttcctaccGTATTGCTAACTTTTTATTGTTTGATTTGGTTGCAGAGACTGCGTCTTATTGAGATATATGATGTTAAACGGCTGCAAATGCGCTATGCGAAGAATCTAATTGGGTGAGGCATCTTTGCCAttctttacaaattttaaatttgagcaaGGAAAATAACTTTAGGAAAAATTATACACTAGATCAttgcatatttttcattttacttaaGTTTGTTACTGAAACATCAAAAAGATCTCTTTATTCATTAATCTCAATTATTTTATTAGTGGTTCCTCGACGTTAGCCACTTTTGCAGCAGTATATGACCTGTTTGGTCCTACATTTCCTGGAATCTATGACAAACAAAGAGggatttatactttattttatccGGTATGTTGACGAATCTATTATTCTCGACGGTGGTATgtcatgttatttttttttcctccttttttttggcttatTGGGTGACATGATTTATGGTATTAGGGCTTGTCCTTCGCTTTTCCAATTCCCACCCAATATGCAAACATCTTCAGCAATGGAGAAGGTTTGTTGCTCCATTTGTCTCTTGTCATGAACGATTGACTCATTTTTAAGCTTTCCTACTATCAAATCTGAGTTCTCTAACTATTTTGGCAGTACTAGCAGAGTTACCTCTGGAATTTCCAGATGGAACAACCCCAGTTGCATGCCGTGTTTCTGTGTATGACAGCTCATCGGACAGTAAGGTTGGTGTCGGATCCTTGATGAATAAAGCTTCAGTTCCTCCATTACTTGCTGGCAGCTTATACATGGAAGAGGTGCATGCAAAGGTAGATTGTCTATATCTTTACATTCTTCTCACGTTTTGTTCAGTGGttcagaattttaatttaaagatgTTTCACAACGCGGTGTAggactgctttttttttttctcacttttgcAATTTTTTATGTTGTTAGACACTTTATACAATTGCCTGGACAATTGTTACAGTTTGGAGGATAAAGGGAAAAGATATCTGAGAAATAATTTGCATTAAGAGATGACCTGTGTGTTTTTAGCTTCACACTTTTAGCTTTTTACTTGTGAATTCATATCATTGAACTACTAAGATTGTATGGCGGCTTTCAGTTTTATCGCATTTTCGTTCCATAGATATTGATCAGAAATGCTTTACACGAAGAGAAGTGCTCTATCATGATTTATCAATTAACCTTCCAATAGACCCTTCCGATGGTGTACCCTTAGTTTTGGAGGAATGATTCACCGAAACTGTTTTCTTTTCTGTCTTTTCAGCTTGGAGAAGAGCTATGGTTTACTGTTGGGGGTCAACACATTCCTTTTGGTTCATCTCCACAGGCAAGGCTCTTCCtttccccatctctctctctatatatgtgtgtggttGAGTTACTAAATATGCACCTTCcctatttttacttttcttttgctactcaactttttcacttttctggCTTGTCTAATGACATGTGACTCTAAGAGGTGTTTTATTAGTTTTCATTACATTATATCAAACATTCTATGTTTATCTCTTTATCCAGATTTGTGCCTCATGCTTCCTCCCTTTTTAGAGAGTTTCCTATACACATAAGTTGATAATTTGCTTTAAGTAAAGTTTCTATTGGCTTCTTGTTGTCGAAACTGTGTCAAAGATCTTTCTGTTTCTCAGTAGCTATGATCATCTTTTCAGGATGTGTGGACTGAATTGGGTCGGCCTTGTGGAGTCCACCAAAAGCAGGTGAGTACTTGCACTATAAGTTAATGTGGCTTCAAAGAGAGTCTTTAGTAAGGGATGAAGCTATTGAGATaaagatattatatatgcaaacgGAGTAATGCTTATTTAAAGTTTGGTGATAGATACAGCTTCTTGAAAATATGCTTAAGTATGTTTTCTGCTATGTTCGAGGTAGTTGTCCAAATGCTACATTTGCTGAAAGTAATTATTAAATGGTCACCCTCTCTTATTGCAGGTTGATCAAATGGTTATACACTCTGCTTCAGATCCCCGCCCTCGGACCACTCTTTGTGGGGATTACTTCTACAATTACTTCTCTCGTGGTCTTGACATACTGTTTGATGGACAGGTAATATCTATAAACTGCATACTCGTATTATGTATTCTAGTGGCTTTAACTTgggcttttttttctcttgaaatTGTTGGATAATCGTACTCCTGCTACTGCAGACTCATAAGATCAAGAAGTTTGTTTTGCACACCAATTTTCCAGGACACTCAGATTTCAATTCCTATATGAAATGCAACTTTGTTATTTATGATACTGAAAGTGAGTATTATTGATCTAAAGCCTCTTTAATTGATTGAAGAATGGGAGTGGAAGAATTAAGCTCTATGTTTCTGTTTGTAGTTGAAGGAACACGGCAGCCTGGTAGTACTTCAAAGAATTGCATAACACCTACCACAAAGTGGGAACAAGTAAAGGTGGGCAGTATATGCATCTATGAACCATTCATTTTAGAACTGACAGGAAGTCTTTGTATGGTCTTTTTTTTGTAAGCTTTTAAGTGGGATTTTTTGTTTGTTGCTTAACAAAGACTTAATGTATTTAAGGAGATTCTTGGAGATGGCGGTCGTGCTGCAATCCAGACACAGGGTTCTATGAACAATCCTTTTGGATCAACTTTTGTTTATGGCTACCAAAATGTGGCTTTTGAGGTGAATAATGATGATTTTATACACTTGGGAATGCCTGGAGTTCATTTATTCATGCAGAACTCTTTCTAAACTTTATCTTCTTTATATTATTGTGCCAGGTGATGAAGAATGGCTACATAGCAACTGTTACTCTCTTCCAATCATAAGGTACCGCAGCTATCTTGTAAATTCCATA includes the following:
- the LOC109727672 gene encoding UPF0183 protein At3g51130 isoform X1 (The sequence of the model RefSeq protein was modified relative to this genomic sequence to represent the inferred CDS: added 20 bases not found in genome assembly), which translates into the protein MGAITLDLRPGFGIGPFNLGMPICEAFAQVEHQPNIYDVVHVKYLDEEPLKLDIVISFPDHGFHLRFDPWSQRLRLIEIYDVKRLQMRYAKNLIGGSSTLATFAAVYDLFGPTFPGIYDKQRGIYTLFYPGLSFAFPIPTQYANIFSNGEVLAELPLEFPDGTTPVACRVSVYDSSSDSKVGVGSLMNKASVPPLLAGSLYMEEVHAKLGEELWFTVGGQHIPFGSSPQDVWTELGRPCGVHQKQVDQMVIHSASDPRPRTTLCGDYFYNYFSRGLDILFDGQTHKIKKFVLHTNFPGHSDFNSYMKCNFVIYDTEIEGTRQPGSTSKNCITPTTKWEQVKEILGDGGRAAIQTQGSMNNPFGSTFVYGYQNVAFEVMKNGYIATVTLFQS
- the LOC109727672 gene encoding UPF0183 protein At3g51130 isoform X2 (The sequence of the model RefSeq protein was modified relative to this genomic sequence to represent the inferred CDS: added 20 bases not found in genome assembly), with product MGAITLDLRPGFGIGPFNLGMPICEAFAQVEHQPNIYDVVHVKYLDEEPLKLDIVISFPDHGFHLRFDPWSQRLRLIEIYDVKRLQMRYAKNLIGGSSTLATFAAVYDLFGPTFPGIYDKQRGIYTLFYPGLSFAFPIPTQYANIFSNGEVLAELPLEFPDGTTPVACRVSVYDSSSDSKVGVGSLMNKASVPPLLAGSLYMEEVHAKLGEELWFTVGGQHIPFGSSPQDVWTELGRPCGVHQKQVDQMVIHSASDPRPRTTLCGDYFYNYFSRGLDILFDGQTHKIKKFVLHTNFPGHSDFNSYMKCNFVIYDTEIEGTRQPGSTSKNCITPTTKWEQVKILGDGGRAAIQTQGSMNNPFGSTFVYGYQNVAFEVMKNGYIATVTLFQS